The DNA segment AAACAATTAAAACATCCAAAACTGCCGATAGCGAAACGTTTTAGTTCCCTTTTATACATTTTTCTAATCGTCAATTTATTCCAGCAGTCAATCATCAATGATATAAATTATCTAGCCTTTTTGCCAAGTCTTTAGCACGTTTTATATAATAATCGTATTTAAGGGAGACCCCGAGATCATGACAATTATCATTATTTGTAAATATGCATTATACGATGTTCATTTTCGTCGGAGAAATTGTATCATGTCGCCTTAATATGCCTTTTAAGAGTATCTTCGAATATAAATTGTTTCAAACGAACGTGGGATAATTCTTTCCGTCTTGGATCCTTTAAACAAGACACAGAAATCTCGTTAGAAAGCATTTTATTAAGTATTTCATTACTAGAGACAAAGATTTAcaattttttcctttcttttctttttcgtttcacCTCGATAAATGTATCAACCTCAAATCAACGCGGAATAAAATGTTTCAGTACGTTACACGTTAAAGGAGGCTAATACTGTTCAAACGATATAACATACTTCTAGTTTATTAAATTTTCtcacaatttaaaaaaatattagtAAAAACGTTAGAAAATATATGGTCTCGTTAACTTTAACGCACGCATTATCGCTTTCGAATACATAACGATTCGGAAACTATCGTGTAGTTAAAACATGTGCAGAATATCATACCCACTGCAATCATCAGCTATCAACATTAAACGGGAAATTATAAAGCAAGCATTATACCAATACGTTCGAAAGCATACCATACAATAGAAAAATGACAATACAGGTATGTCGTTGTACGCTATATCGTAATATCTCGATTGGCAATATCGGTACTAACGAGCATACGATTACGAGTCGTTGAACTCATAGAACAACCTTTCTCGAGGCCCACAGTGTTTTAGGTCTTCAATAGTTGAAATGTCAATAACTGATAACGATCAGGGTACCATAGCATAGTGGAATGGATATTTTCTTTGTGAACAATTTCTAAGCACCTGGAATTAGAGCAAGGTACATTGTACACATAATAACTGCTATTGTTTTGATAACTCTTTGCATTTCATTTTCAGCGCAACATTTTCCTGCTTCACATACTCTAACTCCTCTAACTTTTTCTGCAACTCCATGTTTCTAGTTTGCAGAGTAACGATATCCTTTTGGAGCTGTTTATTTTGTTCAATTAGGCCTTTTGCCCTGCTCAGATCTTTGTCTGGATGCATTTCATTGACTATATCATCTGTCTGAAGTAGCAGATGTTTAATGAGATTCGCTTGAGAGTTCAGATGCAAGTCTTGCATGGCCCTCAAAATTTTTGTGCTCTCTTGTTTGGTACAAGTGCTCACAATGTTCTTAATGGCATTGAGCAGTGTAACAGTATCGAGCTCTTTGGGTTCTGCTTTTTTAATATCATAAATCTTTGTTTTGTCTTTGGCTGCCTCCACCTGAGAGGTTCCTTCTTTCAAACCATCGCTAGGCCTGCTGTTCTCTTTCAGAACATCTAGAGTTTGGGCGTTCTCCTTACAACTTCCAGAACGGCGTGCTCTGTCTTTTACAGCTGCTCTGCTCTCAGAAATTCTTAATCTCGAGTCTCTGAGCTTTGCCTTAGCATCGTCTTTGTTATCTTGCTCCTTATCGTCGCTGTTAACTTTATTCTCAATCGGCTTCAACTTTGATTCAATAGACTTCTCTTTCCTTTCGGATattcttactttcatttgttgcTTCTTCGCGCCATGGTCGGATAGCTTTTTCAGATCTTTCGACTCCTTGCCAACCAATTCCTTTTCGACCGATGCACTCTCCCTTTTAACATGCGACAAATGATTCAAAGGAGACGATGTCGCAGTTCTCGTGGTCACATGCCGATCCACTTGATAAGCTTTAACGGTCGCAATATCAGTGGACACTAATTCTAAATCTTCTAGGAAAGAGTCATTCATATTTCTACAGTTTCTACTTTACTTCAACAACAAACAGACTAAACGAACACTCGATTCTTTCCTTGTATACGCGACTATAGCACTGTTAGGAACTGTTATACGAATATTGTCCTCAGATTCCTTAATTCTAAGCGTGACTTCTCGGTTTCTAAATCGCTATCAATATCAGAAACTCGTATCGCGAAGTGTCGTGCGCGGAGGCTCGCAGTAAGAAATAAAAAACGATGTTTCGCACTGTTTAGACGGGAACTGTGAAAAACTTTATTGACAACAGTAAAATTGCTCGCAACATGCGTACATTCCGAGTTAAAAATAGCAACAAATCTACGTTAACCTTCGATCAAAATTACAGGACGTATACCTATAAGTACTTACATGCCAATTCGAATTGAGCTGTGTTGGTACGTACACGGTCAGCTGACTGAAATTCGTTACTATCCCCTAAACGCCATCAACGCCATCTACGCCATCTACTAGTCCCAGTTACCAGAACTTACAGcgcgactattgctacgaattttTACGTTTAGCTTTTATTTAATTGCGAATGAAAATGAAGTAAAAAATAGTATCGAAATATTTCCACGAAATTTTAGTCCCAATTGTTATCGATTATCTGTTTTCTGGGCTAGTATCCGTGGACTTATCGTGCGGTAGTTTCCACTCTGTTCGTAACATTGGTCACATTGCGGCGCCGGTATATAAAGATTCGTTTTGTGTTGAATCACAGCAATTGCGTTTCGATTAGGTTCGACAACAGTAGTTGCGGGTATCGTATCGTGTCCTAGAACGACCGTCTTCCATCGTGGGAGATAGTCGCAGTAAATTTAGCAAACTATGAAGAAGCTCGCGTTACTTTTACAAGTTTTGTTCCTCGCCTCACTCGCGACCGGGTTTACGAATGTTTATCCGAAACTTAAGAACATCCCCTttcgcgacgacgacgatgcTGGCTTGCCGCTGTTCTTGACACCGCTTATCGAAAGCGGTAAGATAGACGAAGCTCGTAACAAGGCCCTCGTACAGCATAAAGAGATGTACGAGATCAGTAGTTATGCCGGCTACTTAACCGTTAACAAACAGTACAATTCGAACATGTTCTTTTGGTTTTTCCCGGCTGTGGTGAGTAGTTCAACGGTTCTCTTTTCTTTAATTAAAAGCTATGAAATTCCCACAGAATGAGATCGAGTCACGTACAATTTTATGTTCAGAGAAGATTGACGTAAGATagagcttttttttttttatacagaacAGTCCGGGGACTGCTCCTGTAGTATTATGGCTACAAGGTGGTCCTGGGGCTACATCATTGTTTGGGTTATTCATGGAGAATGGCCCATTTATAGTTACTTCTAATAAAACTCTT comes from the Xylocopa sonorina isolate GNS202 chromosome 1, iyXylSono1_principal, whole genome shotgun sequence genome and includes:
- the LOC143432533 gene encoding uncharacterized protein LOC143432533; protein product: MNDSFLEDLELVSTDIATVKAYQVDRHVTTRTATSSPLNHLSHVKRESASVEKELVGKESKDLKKLSDHGAKKQQMKVRISERKEKSIESKLKPIENKVNSDDKEQDNKDDAKAKLRDSRLRISESRAAVKDRARRSGSCKENAQTLDVLKENSRPSDGLKEGTSQVEAAKDKTKIYDIKKAEPKELDTVTLLNAIKNIVSTCTKQESTKILRAMQDLHLNSQANLIKHLLLQTDDIVNEMHPDKDLSRAKGLIEQNKQLQKDIVTLQTRNMELQKKLEELEYVKQENVALKMKCKELSKQ